In Bemisia tabaci unplaced genomic scaffold, PGI_BMITA_v3, the sequence CAACACGTTTTCTGCTTTCttcctccaaaaatttcccATACACAAGAAGAAAGTTGAGGGAAGCAATGTTAGTTGCAAAGTAATCAATCACAAggaataattaatttttggcAAAGGGGATGAACGAAATCAAGAAACTCATTTCATTGAGTATTAATCATCATGTTCAACTCATGAGAATTCCTTGCATTGAAGCAGCAAAACTATATAGATCTTACAAAAACGTCATCAAAAGTGTTATCAAGTATGTAAGTCAAATTAATCTCTCTTCCTTTTCTCCCCTTTAGCTTCATCAAAGGTAATTGAAGACCTGAGAGAAAGCGTATCTAAATTAAAACTACCCAAAGAACATTCACCCAGGTTCTAAACATCACATCTGTAAAATGGCTGAAAGACTGAAGAAGTTATTTGCAAAGAGGAAagacaaattcaaaaatgcTGGACCAGGCCACTCACTGCGAGAAACATCTTCCACTAGTTCAGCAAGTAGTGCAAAATCACAAAAAGAAACAGCTTCATATCCAAAAGAAAGAGTGGAGCCATCCCAAGAAGCTAAACAAGCAGCAGCTGCTGCCTTGGCACGTCTTAATCCTCCCGCTAGAACAGCAGGCTTTAATACGTAAGTcttcattttaataaatttgcaTGTAAGCATTTTTATTATCAAATTCTTAAGAATGTACAATCCCCAGTCATCGATAAAGGACGAgaacatagcccgaatatatGAATAAATAAGGAGAGAATCAACCATGGGTaaaaggctaaaacattaaaaacactaaaaggcaggacgttccGAGTTGTTAGctgcataaaaacacaaaaaaacaaataaaaaattgagtggggacctgaccccagccgttatcacgcAACCACTGAAATTCAGTACGGAACATCCGAGGCAGACATAGTGGCCGCCTACACACCAACCAATGGGGAAGGTGGGTAGGCAACCCCTGCTCCTACACATCTGCCTGCAAAATACAAACAGATAGTCGCAGCTCAAAACGTCCTGCcttatagttttttttaatgttttagccttgtttacccatgtttaaTTCTCTCCTTATCTATCCCCAGTTATCTAGTCACTCTACTAAAGTTGCTTTACTTAGGTACTCCAATTTGAGTtttaatcatgaattttcaggcAGAAACAGATTGCTGACGGATGGTTATTAATTTTGCTTCCTATCTCTATATAGGTAATCATATTTTAAAAGCCTCAAACTAAAGCTCAATCAAACCTGATGtacaactttttattcagtTTAACCAAACAAAGATCTTTCATGATACTTTGAGTATCACAAATCTGAATGCTGAAAAAGTTGTTGGTCGTCATGAAGAAGTAATTCTTCTTTTCAGATCCCTTGCAGCAATTCAAGCGCAGGTCAAGAGAGAACTTGAAgctgaaaaaaaagcaaatgcAACTGTCGAAGTGTCTCATAAACCGAAAGTTGAAGTTCAAGAAATGGAAGCATCTCCGCATTTAGCAGTTACAGGCGTCTATTTCACCTGTCCCATTGTTGGTGAGTGTTTCCATTTAAGCACATATGCTTTTTCAATATCTATCTCTTGTCATACATGAAAAAGAATttgttgttttcaaatttcaatttttcgaagcaTGGTGAGGTATCTTTAACTAGAAATTCAACCCATATTTGCACTTCTTTACTCTTAATCCTTAATAACTTCATTGTTTCCAGTAAAGAAATTGTTGTAGAATCAGTTCTGAATTATTCTCACTGTCACTGGATTAGTTAAACATTTGCCGAATCTATGCACTAAGGCTATCAAAGAATAACTGAGAGGTGGCCTgtgtaagaaaaatataaaaaatattagaatCCTCAAAAGCAATGCTAGAAGAAACAAATGAACATTCCATTTTCCAAGGACGAAAAAACTTGATTCTTGTGCTTACATTCAAGAGCCAGCTAGTTTCATACTACCAGCTTTTGGAGTAAACCATCTCTGTTCGTGTACACTAAATATTACCATTTGAATTTATAGGAGGAGGAACTTTCACCAAAGAAGAATGGATGAAGAGAATTAGAGATTTCCTGCATGAAGAGTTAGAAAATGAACCAGGCCTTATTGCATGCCTTATGATCCACACACTGAACCGTAACAAGGAAAAGGTATTCGTCAAAAATCTTTTACATTTGCCCAGTATGTTGAACTATTTTACCAATCAATGTGTTACCTTAGTAATAGTTActagtttttgcaaaaatggttCACCTCATCAGCTGGATGAGTGTAGCTGCAAaacatcatttgtattttatattacatagggtgtcccaaaagtactgcccctttttccgcagagggcgaaagaatgcagatatcaaaatgcggtttgtgtgaggttatagtcctagtaattacctataaaacaagaccaagttgagctctgtagcttaaaatttgaccgagatacagcattttgaaagtGACGTGTCAAGGTGCCGCCTacgagattttcaacatttttttacggACGAACCCTAGGACGAACAGACACGACGCATCTGCAGGTGGTCCTTTAAGATCCGGTgcaatgaattttttgagaTGTCAAGCAACACCTGAAACTTACGCAAGGATAAATGACGGTCTCCTCGAACAACAGCAGCAACGGTACCGATTAATTCGTCTGTGGTGGAGGTAGACGGTCGGCCCGGTTTCGCGGGACTTTCCGTCGATTCGCGGCCGCCAGAAAAAGATTTAAACCAACGACCAATGCTACTTCTGTCCAAACAGTCGTCTTTATACACgcctttcatttcattaaaagtgttttttactGAAATTCCTCGACGAAAACAATAACGAATAACGTGGTGTTGTTCTTTTCTTAATTCGGTACTCATCGCGAAAGAAACTTCCAAAACGACAGAGGGATGAACTCAGATTGACGTGCCGGGAAAGCTTGACCAACTTGGATGGCACTAGCGGACACTTTCAATCCTGTCGTTGGTCTGCATAGGGGCGCTTACACGTTGCCAAATGCCGCCTAAAACACAGTGTTGCCATATGTTTCTGgccgcttcttcttctttttaaaaccgtttcattcttaaacttggttttttctttcgtaaaaaatgttgaaaatctcgtAGACGGCACCTTGACACGTCactttcaaaatgctgtatctcggtcaaattttaagctacagagctcaacttggtcttgttttataggtaattactaggactataacctcacacaaaccgcattttgatatctgcattctttcgccctctgcggaaaaaggggcagtacttttgggacaccctatgtattaTGCACTCTTCCATGACAAACGAGAACAGTGGCTCTTCATTCAGAcagaatttgcaaatttttacctacataaattgatttttcaggTTACATACTATAGGGTTTAAAGTATGCTTCatggaagaataaaaatttagTGCCTaggttttctttttataaaacatcctgtccaaaaaaaaaccctcttagAATCTGGTGAAGCTCTGCGgtttttcctcagcagggcAGCCTTATGTCACATTGGGTATCAAATATTTGTCAATTTATTCTCATTGAAAGCAACGAAGGTGGTTTTGTGTCCGTTTTGATTCTATTTGATACAAATTAAACTactgtcaaaattttgtttcattggATCTAAACAAATACATAACCTCTTCTAACTCTTTTAATTTGGTACAATTTATATTGATTGTAAtgcaattttctattttattccaCCAAATTGCCCATCATTCGATCTGTATCCATTTCATCTGAAGATTTTATGCCTTAAATCCATCAATGTAGGTATGAAACGCCCATTTCAGCattctttcttttccattccttgaAAACATGCCCCAAAAACACCTTAAATAGAGTCGGTGAAGAACGACAAATTATTTCCTCCAAATATTATCTAATGTAATCTTGGTTTTTATTTGACTACTAGGTGGCAAGCTGTGTAGAAATTTTATGTAAATACTTAGAAAATGTGGTAAAAAATCCAACTGAGGaaaagtatcgaaaaattaGGATGTCCAACAAAATCTTCCAAGAAAAAGTAGTCAATCTGGAAGGAACGAAGGAGTTTTTAGCAGCCGCTGGATTCCAGGAACAGTTATTGCCTTTCCAGGATAAAGAagaaccatttttagtcatgaGTGAAAGCAAGCTGGAAGATCTTGAATCATTGCAAGTAAGTTCTTGCTCACCTTCTTGTTTTTAGAGCAGCCTGTGAAACTTTAAAGCTTTTGTTTTATGCATGAGATGTTCATTTTAGACGTTTGCACCAGATAAAAGCTAAGAATATTTGGAGAATTAGTCAACTCATAGAAGAAGTGCTATTTTCATTAATCATATTGATGATGAAACTACAGATATGCATGTATTGGTtagtgacgttgcagacttcataGTGTGCTTTATTTTCCACGGGGCAAACCACTGACCATCATTCCTTGCGAACTAAATGATTTTTCTGTTCTATGAgaagaattttctgtaaaaatttcaagcggTGATAGTAGTTTGGtctcatttcaaaaaataaagtagtagAGGAGATTTCTAACTCTGCAACTCAGATAcacatttttgtagtttcatcgTTGACGTGTAACCTGTACCTAAAGAACTACCCAATGACCATGTATCTAAAGCATGTACTTTTAACCTTTTTagttatcaaaaataaaacagtaaaaatagagAAATGAAGTGTATTCTGCACTCTTAGAATATTTTGAATTCAGTTGACGGTTATTCTGGCCATATGTGGTGTGGTTGACATTATGACAACAAAAATTAACCCTGACTCAATAGATTAAAGAGTCAATGTTTCCACCACAAAGTCAtgcaaataaattttttggatcTGGAATCTAAATAAATGTGGGTTAATTGTTTTTCCAGGTCTTAATTGATGCATTGCAGAGTGCAGAACCCATTGGTTTAGAGCTTGATCGAAACTTGCAAGTCCTACTACCATCACAAGCAGCAAGGAGACACGAGTTACCTGcctctttcttttctctatCCCCTGAGGAATTGAAGCGTGAACAGCAGGCAAAGTAAGTTCATTGTCAAAACGGAAATAAAATATATCATTCACTGCTGAGTAACTTACTTTTTCCATCCATCAGCCTTGATAACAGTAATTGAGAATGGATCACTAGGCAAGGTTCAAGAAACCCTGGACGATCCTTATGGGAAATAGTTCTCTGTCAAATCTGATAAaacttggatatgttgctcagctagtcattctgatcaaaagctctCGGGGGCCGAAAGAGATCCCATGAGCGGTTTTTGAGGCACTGCTGTTTTACATGCGTTAATTGAGGTTTCACTGGCAAGACAATTGTGCCCCTCTCTTCCAGTCTACTCCGGCTGCTCTCCGCTTCCCCGCCACCCATACCGGAGGCTCCGACTCCGACGCTGACAAGGCTTAGCTCATTGTCACTGGGCTAGGTGGTCTTATCTGGGTGGTGAAATTTTGTTGAGTAATCATAAATCGTAATACttgaatttgcaccttgtccagtggtccattttacCCTTTCACTGTGGCGCAACATAAGAAATTCAGGAGAACTATTTCCCTTTTAACTACCTCCTTTATGTGAAAATGCAACCCCTCAGAAGCAGATTTTTTCTATGATTGCTTTGCTATAAAATACATTTAATAAAAATGAGTGGCAAAATTCGAATAAgttcagaaattaaattttttaaaattatcttttaaatCTTATCTAAAGAATCAGTGTCACAAACTGTCTGCATTGGTTTCAGACAAGAGTTAGCAGAGTTACAAACTTCATTAAGGACCAAAGCCATGCGCGAGAAGGATGAACTTCGAGAAATGCGCAAATATAAGTTCTGTCTCATCAGAGTTCGATTTCCTGATGgcgttttgttgcaggtaagactGGTAATTAATGTAGAAATTAATAATACCTGTATCCTAATAGCTAGCCTGGGTGGTGTCGTGGTTAGAAAGTTTGCTGTCAGCACCAAGGTCCTGAGTTTGATGTCTTGTGGTGAGAGGTTTTTAAGGACACTTAAAAGTCGTCATTAACTTCCTAactgactatgccactccaataccctaTCTTTTTTTTGAGGTGATAGGGTGGGGGAGAACAATGGCGATCCTGTAGCAGTCAGTCTGCTCTGTTTGGCTGTTTTGTGATTATAAAGTAGATCACACCTGGTGTGAGCGACCGTCAGCATCACCTTTCAGTGGGAGATAAAGTCCAACTTCTTAGGGGCATGACCATGCTCCAACATTCTGCGCCATGTAGCACCCCTCACTGTTGGCTCATCAAA encodes:
- the Gint3 gene encoding UBX domain-containing protein 6, whose product is MAERLKKLFAKRKDKFKNAGPGHSLRETSSTSSASSAKSQKETASYPKERVEPSQEAKQAAAAALARLNPPARTAGFNTSLAAIQAQVKRELEAEKKANATVEVSHKPKVEVQEMEASPHLAVTGVYFTCPIVGGGTFTKEEWMKRIRDFLHEELENEPGLIACLMIHTLNRNKEKVASCVEILCKYLENVVKNPTEEKYRKIRMSNKIFQEKVVNLEGTKEFLAAAGFQEQLLPFQDKEEPFLVMSESKLEDLESLQVLIDALQSAEPIGLELDRNLQVLLPSQAARRHELPASFFSLSPEELKREQQAKQELAELQTSLRTKAMREKDELREMRKYKFCLIRVRFPDGVLLQGTFGVYEKFGQVVEFVRDNLISEDALFSLQMLTGQTFTQEDNEKTLIELHLVPATVIVFAWKGSAPASDAGSAFLKPEVMVLMQKV